From the genome of Phycicoccus duodecadis:
ACGTGCGGGTCGGCGCGCTGGTCCGCCACGCGGGCCTCGAGCGCCACGACGGTGCCGCCGCGGCCCTCCCCCTGCTGCGCCAGGCCGTGCGCCACGTGGCCCACCCCGCCATCCGCACCCGCGGGACCACCGTCGGCTCGCTGGCCCACGCCGACCCCGCGGGCGAGATGCCGGCGGTCGCGGTGCTCACCGGTGCCGTCCTCGAGGTCGCCGGCCCCCGCGGGACCCGCGAGGTGGCCGCCGACGGCTTCTTCCTCGGGCCGCTCGAGACCGTCCTCGAGGCCGACGAGCTGGTCGTGGCCGTGCGCTTCGGGCGACTCCCGGCCGGCACCCGCACCGGCTTCGCCGAGTCGGCGCGGCGCTCGGGCGACTACGCGCTGGCCGGCGTCGCGATCGCGGTCAGCACCGACGGCGACACCGTCACCGGCGCCCGGGCCGCCTTCGTCTCCGTGACGCCCGTCCCCGACGTCCTCGACCTCACCTCCGTGCTCGCGGGCGCCCGGCTCGGCACCCTCCCGCTCGACGCCGTCACCGAGGCCGTGCGCGCCCACGTCGACCCCGAGTCCGACATCCACGCCGGCGCCGACTACCGCCGGATGCTGGCCGCCGAGCTCACCGTCCGCACGCTGGTCTCGACCGCGGCCGGCGCCCAGGAGGGAGCGGCATGAGCCAGTTCGCGGCCGAGCCGCTGCTCGACATCACGGTGCGGGTCAACGGGATCCGGCGCACCGCCGCGGCCCCGGCCCGCCGGCTACTCTCGGACTTCCTGCGCCACGACCTCGGCCTCACGGGCACCCACGTCGGCTGCGAGCACGGCGTCTGCGGGGCGTGCACGGTGCTCGTCGACGGGGAGCCGGCCCGCGCCTGCCTGATGTTCGCCGTCACCGCCCAGGCCCACGACGTCACCACCGTCGAGGGCATCGGCCACGACCCCGCCGACCTCGACCCCGTGCAGCAGGCCTTCGTCGAGTGTCACGCGCTCCAGTGCGGCTTCTGCACACCGGGGTTCGTCACCACCATCAGCGCCTACCTCGACGAGCACCCCGACCCCTCGGCCGACGAGGCCCGCGAGGCCATCTCGGGCAACCTGTGCCGCTGCACCGGCTACCAGAACATCGTCGCGGCCGTCCTGCGGGCCGCCGAGCTGCGCCGCGAGCGCGAGGGCACCGCGTGAGCACCCGGCAGATGGGCGAGAAGGTCCAGCGCCGCGAGGACCCGCGCCTGCTCACCGGCAACGGCCGCTACCTCGACGACCTCGGCCGGGGCGCCCTCCAGGCCGCGTTCGTGCGCAGCCCGCACGCCCACGCCCGCATCGTCGACATCGACATCGCCGACGCCTGGGAGCTCGACGGCGTCGAGGCGATCTACACGTGGGAGGACCTGCCCGGCCGGGTCGCCGAGCCGCTCCCGGTCCTCATCCCCCACCCGGCCATGACCCATGCGCGCACCGGTTACTGCCTGGCGCGCGACGAGGTGAACCACGTGGGCGAGGCCGTGGTGATGGTCGTGGCCCGCGACCGCTACGTCGCCGAGGACGCCTGCGCCCGCATCACCGTGCAGTACGACACCCTTCCCGCGGTGGTCGGTGTGGCCGGGGCCCGCGACGGCGACCGGCTCGTGCACGACGACGTCCCGGGCAACGTGGCCGCGAACCTGCGCCAGGAGGTGGGCGACGTGGACAGCGCCATGGCCGGTGCGCCGCACACCCTGACCCTCGAGCTCGCGATCGAGCGCAGCGCCTGCATGCCGATGGAGGGCAAGGGCGTCTTCGGCCGCTGGGACGCCGACGACGGCTCGCTGCGCCTGTACTCCTCGACCCAGACCAGCACCGGGGTGCGGGCGGCGGTGGCCGCCAAGCTCGACCTGCCGCTGGCCAAGGTCGAGGTCGTCACCCCCGACGTCGGCGGCGGCTTCGGCGTCAAGATCGTGCACCCCTGGCCCGAGGAGGTGCTGGTCCCCTGGGCGGCCCGCAACCTCGGGCGCGACGTGAAGTGGACCGAGGACCGGCGCGAGCACTTCGTCTCGAGCGCCCA
Proteins encoded in this window:
- a CDS encoding FAD binding domain-containing protein, which gives rise to MKAAPFVHHAPRTVEEAVAVLTQVGHDGKVLAGGQSLVPVLNMRLASPGHLVDINGVAGLDTVEVTPEHVRVGALVRHAGLERHDGAAAALPLLRQAVRHVAHPAIRTRGTTVGSLAHADPAGEMPAVAVLTGAVLEVAGPRGTREVAADGFFLGPLETVLEADELVVAVRFGRLPAGTRTGFAESARRSGDYALAGVAIAVSTDGDTVTGARAAFVSVTPVPDVLDLTSVLAGARLGTLPLDAVTEAVRAHVDPESDIHAGADYRRMLAAELTVRTLVSTAAGAQEGAA
- a CDS encoding (2Fe-2S)-binding protein gives rise to the protein MSQFAAEPLLDITVRVNGIRRTAAAPARRLLSDFLRHDLGLTGTHVGCEHGVCGACTVLVDGEPARACLMFAVTAQAHDVTTVEGIGHDPADLDPVQQAFVECHALQCGFCTPGFVTTISAYLDEHPDPSADEAREAISGNLCRCTGYQNIVAAVLRAAELRREREGTA